In one Lentimicrobiaceae bacterium genomic region, the following are encoded:
- the pyrI gene encoding aspartate carbamoyltransferase regulatory subunit, whose protein sequence is MEKELGTLKVSAIENGTVIDHIPSKNVFQVAKILGLENFEDMVLYGTNLESKKMGRKGIIKVSNKFFKSKVINKIALVAPTATLIVIKNYNVVEKRKVEIPEDVYNIVKCFNPNCITNHENVETLFKVISKDDLKLQCHFCEKITAKNNIVFL, encoded by the coding sequence ATGGAAAAAGAACTCGGAACACTTAAAGTTTCAGCCATAGAAAACGGAACCGTTATTGACCATATTCCTTCAAAAAATGTATTTCAGGTAGCAAAAATTTTAGGGCTTGAAAATTTCGAAGATATGGTTTTATATGGCACCAATCTCGAAAGCAAAAAAATGGGGCGTAAAGGGATTATAAAAGTAAGCAATAAATTTTTTAAAAGCAAAGTAATTAATAAAATAGCTTTAGTGGCTCCTACAGCAACTCTTATTGTAATCAAAAATTATAATGTAGTGGAAAAAAGGAAAGTGGAAATTCCAGAAGACGTGTACAATATAGTTAAATGTTTTAATCCTAACTGTATAACTAACCACGAAAATGTAGAAACACTATTTAAGGTTATTTCAAAGGATGATTTAAAATTACAATGTCATTTTTGCGAAAAAATAACTGCAAAAAATAATATTGTATTTTTATAA
- a CDS encoding ATP-binding protein, whose product MYFYNEIKLLPHPIHKLIAQGESQHLDFKFEISDALKIARTLVAFANTDGGTLLIGVEDNGTITGIRSGEEIFMAETAAKKYCTPEIPIQYKEWDVYGKNILEATVFQGTNKPYFVVNKQIKKAYIRMNDQNIAANAILLSVWKKKSKNKGAFIRFSDSEKELLSFINTHPNTTLSAICKNIHLHRKKAERLLTNFILTDSIEMLFSEKGVSFSIKNTNDEREQRKR is encoded by the coding sequence TTGTATTTTTATAATGAAATTAAATTGTTGCCACATCCCATACATAAGCTAATTGCACAGGGAGAATCACAGCATTTGGATTTTAAATTTGAGATATCCGATGCTTTAAAAATTGCAAGAACACTGGTTGCTTTTGCCAATACCGACGGAGGAACCCTGCTGATTGGGGTTGAGGATAATGGTACCATTACAGGAATACGCTCAGGAGAAGAAATATTTATGGCTGAAACTGCTGCAAAAAAGTACTGCACACCTGAAATTCCCATTCAATACAAAGAATGGGATGTTTACGGAAAAAACATTCTTGAAGCTACTGTTTTTCAGGGTACTAATAAACCATATTTTGTTGTAAACAAGCAAATTAAAAAAGCCTACATCAGGATGAATGATCAGAATATCGCTGCAAATGCCATTCTGCTTTCCGTATGGAAGAAAAAATCGAAAAACAAAGGAGCCTTTATCCGGTTTTCCGACAGTGAAAAAGAATTACTTTCATTTATAAATACACACCCAAACACCACTTTATCTGCAATATGTAAAAACATACATCTGCATCGAAAAAAAGCGGAACGCCTACTCACAAATTTCATACTCACCGATTCTATTGAAATGCTTTTTAGCGAAAAGGGAGTGTCTTTTAGTATAAAAAACACCAATGATGAACGCGAACAGAGAAAAAGATAA
- a CDS encoding diacylglycerol kinase family protein: MNANREKDKTKKFSFHKRLKSFSYAWNGIRDIYLNEHNFRIHLATSLLVVISGIFFQISNTEWLFIILNIGLVFCAEAFNTAIENITNIFSPGFNVHAGKIKDIAAGAVLFAAISAAITGILIFAPKIYHLFL, translated from the coding sequence ATGAACGCGAACAGAGAAAAAGATAAAACAAAAAAATTTTCTTTTCATAAACGCTTAAAAAGTTTTTCCTACGCATGGAACGGTATCCGCGATATTTACCTTAACGAACATAATTTTAGGATACATCTTGCAACTTCCTTATTAGTTGTTATTTCCGGCATTTTTTTTCAAATTTCCAACACAGAATGGTTGTTCATAATCCTTAACATCGGGTTGGTTTTTTGTGCCGAAGCATTTAATACTGCTATTGAAAATATTACCAACATTTTTTCTCCGGGATTTAATGTTCATGCCGGAAAAATTAAAGATATTGCAGCCGGAGCAGTTTTATTTGCTGCTATTTCGGCTGCTATAACCGGAATTCTTATTTTCGCACCTAAAATTTACCATTTATTTCTATAA
- a CDS encoding ATPase, translating to MLVIADSGATKTDWSILQDGKIINQLQTIGFNPFFVQSSDIKYSLEKELYPFFDNTAVSSVYFYGAGCSTENKGNIVFNALEDFFSNAQINIYHDLLGAARALCGTSPGIACILGTGSNSCFYDGKVITENVTSLGYLFGDDGSGAQIGKRMIESFLKETMPDDIAEVFKNTYQITLENILDSVYKKPFPNRYLASFARFACNHINNTYINVLVRNCFSDFFSVQLTKYNGYKEYPANFTGSIAFYFSDILKEVAQTFGIQTGIITQNPMEGLIKYHTALT from the coding sequence ATGCTCGTAATTGCCGACAGTGGTGCTACCAAAACAGACTGGAGTATTTTGCAGGATGGCAAAATTATTAACCAGTTGCAAACCATTGGATTTAATCCTTTTTTTGTACAATCTTCTGACATTAAATACAGTCTGGAGAAAGAACTGTATCCTTTCTTTGACAATACTGCCGTGAGCAGTGTTTATTTTTACGGGGCGGGCTGTTCTACTGAAAATAAGGGAAATATTGTATTCAATGCCCTCGAAGACTTCTTCAGTAATGCGCAGATAAATATTTACCATGATTTGTTGGGAGCCGCAAGAGCCCTATGCGGAACCAGCCCCGGGATTGCATGTATTTTAGGCACTGGTTCCAATTCCTGTTTTTATGATGGAAAAGTCATTACAGAAAATGTAACGTCACTTGGCTACCTTTTTGGAGACGACGGAAGTGGAGCACAAATAGGAAAAAGAATGATTGAGTCTTTTTTAAAAGAGACTATGCCCGATGACATTGCTGAAGTTTTTAAAAATACATACCAAATCACTCTGGAGAATATTCTCGACTCAGTATATAAAAAACCCTTTCCAAACCGTTACCTTGCGTCTTTTGCCCGGTTTGCTTGTAATCACATCAATAATACATATATCAATGTTTTAGTCCGGAATTGTTTTTCCGATTTTTTTAGTGTTCAGCTAACAAAGTATAATGGATACAAGGAATATCCTGCAAATTTTACTGGCTCTATCGCCTTTTACTTTTCCGATATTTTAAAGGAGGTTGCTCAAACTTTCGGGATACAAACAGGAATTATCACCCAGAACCCCATGGAAGGGCTTATAAAATATCATACCGCATTAACATAA